Genomic DNA from Streptomyces sp. NBC_01571:
CGTCGGCGCGCTCGGTGAAGCGCTCGCGCCACAGCCGCAGGGTCTCCGCGTAGTGCGCGCCGAAGGGGTCCCTGCGGGTGGTCCGCAACCGGGTGTGCTCACGGGTCACCTGTTCCACGGCCTCCACCGAGGGCAGCAGGCCGCCGGGGAAGACGTACTTCTGGATCCAGGTGAAGGTGTCGCGGCTCGCCAGCATCCGGTCGTGCGGCATGGTGATCGCCTGCAGCGCGGCGCGACCGCCGGGGGCGAGCCGCGCGTCGAGCGTCGCGAAGTAGACCGGCCAGAACTCCGCCCCCACCGCCTCCACCATCTCGACGCTCACCACGGCGTCGTACGTGCCCTCGGCCTCCCGGTAGTCGCACAGCCGGACGGAGACCCGGTCGGCCACCCCCGCCTCGCGCACCCGCCGGCGGGCCAGGTCCCGCTGCTCGCGGGAGAGGGTGAGCGAGGTGACTCGGGCACCGCGGGCAGCGGCGCGTATCGCCAACTCGCCCCATCCGGTACCGATTTCGAGCAGCCGGGTGCCGGGCCCGACCTCGGCGAGGTCCAGCAGCCGGTCGATCTTGCGGTGTTGGGCGGCGGCCAGCAGGGGCCACGAGGCGGGAAAGCCGCGGAAGAGGGCCGCCGAGTAGCTGAGGGTCTCGTCGAGGAAGAGGGCGAACAGGTCGTTGGAGAGGTCGTAGTGCCGGCTGATGTTGTCGCGGGCGCCGGTGAGTGTGTTGCGCTGCGCTTCCGGGCGGCGGGGCGCCCACAGGCCGCGCAGCCGCTGGAGCGGTTCCGGGATCAGCCGCGCCGCGTTGTCGGCGAGCACGGTGAGCGCGGCGACCAGGTCCGGCGCGTCCCATTCGCCCGCCATGTAGGACTCGCCGAAGCCGACCAGTCCGTGGGTGCCGATACGGCGGTGGAAGGCCTCCGGGTCGTGGATCTCGATCACCGGGCCGCCGGTACCGAGACGGCTTCCGTCGGCGAACCGTGCCTGCAGGGGCAGCCGTCGCAGTGCCCTGCTCAGCACGGCGCGGGTGACGGCGGTCCGGGTGCGCGAGGCCTCCGGCGGCGTCACCACGTCCGGCCAGCGGGCGGGATCCCCGTCCCGGCGCTGCGCGGTGGCGGAGCGGGGCTCGGCTGTCCTCATGTGTCACTCTCCTGGCTTCGGTGGTGTGAACGGGGCTGGACGGGCAGTCCCCGCAGGTAGAGGCGGATGCCGTGGACGCGGATGGCCACCGAGACGGCGGCGGTGGACCACGGGTGGCGCAGCGCGGCACGCAGCAGCGTCGCGACGGTCGCCGCACGGCGGGTCCCGCGCACGGTCGCGGTGAAGGGCCGGGTGCCCGCGCGCTCCAGGCGCACCATGAGGTCGAGACGGTCGTCCGGGAGGGGAAGCCGCATGCGGTACTCGCCGTCCACGGGGAAGAAGGGCGAGACGTAGAACCGCTTCTCCGTGCGGTAGAGCCGCCTCCCGAACCGGTGGGTCTCCCGCTCGGGCCGTCGGTCCTCCCGCTCGGGCGACTCCGCCCGGCGGCTCGCCGGCTCCGACGACCGGGCGGGCTCCGAAGGCTCGTCGGCCGCGACGGCGCGGTGGTCGTCCCGCTGCTCCCGCGTCGTCCCGGCGCCGTCCGGGAGCAGCAGATAGCAGTGCCGTTCGCCGTACGTGTTGTGCACCTCCGCGACCACGCAGCGCGGTGCGCCGCCGGGGTCGTGGCACCAGTAGAGGGTGAGCGGGTTGAAGACGTGACCGAGGACCCGCGCGTGGGTGAGCATCGTGACCGGGCCGCCGCGCAGATCGATGCCGTGCCCGGCGAGGAAGCGGTCGAGCCCGGCGCGGATGGTCGGCTGGTCCCCGTCGAAGTGGTCACGGGGGTCGAAGCCGGCCAACGGGCGCAGCGGAAGGGGCAGTCGGGGCGGGTGGTCGGGGTCCGTCAGCCACATGTACGTGCGGTGGCGCAGCACGTACCGGGTCGGCGCGGTCCGTACGTGCGAGACCGTGCAGGGGTAGAGCGCGGGGGTACCGGTCACCACGTCACCCCGAGGGCCGCGGCGGCCGCCGCGCCGGAGCGGCAGCCGTCCTCGTGGAATCCCCAGCCGTGGTAGGCGCCGGCGTACGCGGTCACGGGGCTGTTCAGTTCCGGGAGCCGGGTCTGCGCGGCGACGGACTCCCGCGTGTAGACGGGGTGTTCGTACACCATGCGGGCCAGGACACGGTCCGGGTCGACGCGGTCCTCGCCGCCGAGGGTGACCACGTAGTGATCGGGTGCGTCGAGGCGCTGGAGCCGGTTCATGTCGTAGCTGACGCGGACCCGGTCCGCGCCGGCGTCGCACGACGGCATCAGGTAGTTCCAGGAGGCCCTCGCCGCCCGGGCGCGCGGCAACAGCGCGGTGTCGGTGTGCAGGAGGGTGGTGTTGCGGGAGTAGCGGAAAGCGCCGAGCACCTCTCGCTCCCGCTCGGTGGGGTCGGCCAGCAGCCTCAGGGCCTGGTCGGGATGGACCGCGATCACCACCGAGTCGTACGACGCGGTGGTGCCGTCCGCCGTGGTGACGTCCACGGCGTCTGGATGCCGTCGCACGGCGCGGACGGGGGCGGAGGTGTGCACGGCGTCGAGGCGTTTGGCGACACGGTCGACGTAGGAGCGGGAGCCGCCGCTCACCGTGCGCCAGACCGGGGAGTCGCTCACCGAGAGCATGCCGTGGTGCTCCAGGAAGCGGAACAGGTGGGCGGCCGGGTAGCGGCCGGCCGTGACGGCGTCGCAGGACCAGACCGCCGATACCAGCGGGGTCGCGAAGTGCTGCACGAAGTACGGCGAGAAGCGTTCCCGGGTCAGGAACTCGCCCAGCGTCAGGCTCTCTTCGCCGTCCGCGGCCAGCAGTCGCCGGGCCGCGCGGTGGAAGGCCGGCACTTCGGTGAGCATCCGGAGGTAGGAGCCGCGCAGGGCGCTTCGCGGGCGGGCGAACAGGCCTGCCGGACCGCGCGCGCCCGCGTACTCGAGGCCGCAGCCCTCGCAGCGCACCGACATGCTCATCTCCGACTCCTGGGTGGCGACGCCGAGTTCGTCGAACAGCCTCAGGAGGTTCGGGTAGGTACGGCGGTTGTGCACGATGAAGCCGGAGTCGACGCGGTGCAGTCTGCCGTCGGAGGCGGCGAGGTCATGGGTGTGCGCGTGGCCGCCGAGCCGGTCGTCCGCCTCGTACAGGGCCACCGGTCGTGCGCGGCCCAGCACGTGGGCGGCGGTGAGTCCCGCCACGCCCCCGCCGATGACGGCCGTCCGCCGCGCCGGCCCGTGCCGTCCGCGCTGTCCGGGCTGTCCGCGCTGTCCGGGCTGTCCGCGCTGTCCGCGCTGTCCGCGGTCGGCGATCTCCTGCTGGTCCGCACGCGAGGCGTCCTCTGACGCTTGCCGCACCATGTCTCCTCCCACCCGGCTCGCCGGTTTCGGCTTCAGAGCTCTCGGCCCTATTCCGAAGCTGCGGCCGTGATGGATTGGCCGGAAGGCGCCCTTCCTCCGATCGGGTGAGAGGCCGGTGCCGACACGGGCGATATGCCTGGTCGGTGAGAAGGGGGCGAGCACGGAACGGCCGTACGGAGCGCGCCCGTGCGGCTACCGTGGGCCATGGCCGTGCGGACTCGTCGTCGGGACTCTCCCGGCGCGGCACGGAGATCTTGCGGGGCGGCGAGGCGGAACCGGCCCGTGGATCAGCGAGGCGGGCCCGGACCGCGGACCGGCGGAGCGGAACCGGACCGCGGCAGCGGCAGCGGCGGAGCGGAACCGGATGGCGGGAGCGGCGGGGCGGGACCGGGACGCGGGAGCCGCGGGACGGAACCGGGACGCGGGGGTCCGGGTTCGGTCCGTCATCCGGCCCCGGGACGCGGCCGCTTGAAGCCGAGCAGCGTGCGGTAGCGCTCGCGCGTCGCGAACTCCCGCAGAGGCCAGATCACCGGCCGTCCCACCTCGGCGCAGAGATGAAGGACCCGGCCCTCGCCCACGACGACCCCGACATGGGCACCCCACGCCTCGTCGCCGTGGTTGAAGAGGGCGAGGTCCTGCGGCCGGGACTCCCGTACCCGTTCGGTGAGTACGGTGTCGGCCCACAGCTCGCTCGAACGCCAGGGGGGCAGACGCGGGCCGAGGTGGCGCAGCACTTCGTAGGCGAAGAACTGACAGTTGGCGCCGTCGGCGAGGCCCGGCCTCTCGGCGACGGACCGCGAGCCGGGAAAGCGCCGGCCCACGTACGGAGTGGACCAGATCAGCTCGGGCAGCCGCGCTGTCAGCTCACTCTCACTCGGTTCCCGCACCCGCGACTCCGTCCGTGTACCGGGCAATTCCCTCGGCCTCGCGTGGTTGCCGAGCCGCTGCGGCCTGTCCCCTCAGCGAAAGCCACCTCTACACATAAAGAAGAAATAAGCGCACAATAGGTGCAAGCGGCGCTTACCGCACACCGCACCAGAAGCGGTCAGGCCTGCCGAGATCGAAGGAGTCGACTCATGGCCAACGTCTCGCACCCCAGAAACGACATCACGAACCACCCGGACGTGTCCGAAATGCGGGACCGGTATGCCCGCGTGACGGGTGGCCGCGACGTGGCGCTCGTCGACGGACCCGTGTTCCTGCTCGGTCTGTACTGCGCCGTGTCCCCGTGGATACTCCACTACACGACGAGTCAGCCCGACCTGATGACCCACAACCTCGTCCTGGGCATCGCGATTGCCGTGCTGGCCCTCGGATTCACCGTGACACCGGAGAGGATGTACGGCCTGAGCTGGGCCCTCTGCGCGATGGGTGTGTGGATGATCATCTCGCCGTGGGTGGTCGGCACCAGCCCGGACACCGGCGTGGTGCTCAACAACATCATCATCGGCGCGCTGGCCGTGGTCCTGGGGGCGGTGTGCGCGTTCACGGCGACGAAGAGCACTTCCCGGGCGTAGGCCCGATCGTCGCTCCGGGGTGCCGACCCGTTCGCGGGAAAGGAAGTGGACGACAGCCACAGGCCGGCCCGCCCGTGCGGGCCGGCCTCGACGCGCCACCGCAACCACCCGCGACCACACCCCGGGTCGAGGTCAGATCGCCGTGCCGAGCGACCACCTCGGGGCGCTTCCCGCGAGACGGCAGGTGAGGAAGTACAGCGGAATCGGTGGTGTGTACGGCGACTCGCCCTCGGGGCGGTGGATCAGACGCGGCCGGTCGGAGCGCGGGCGCCGCAGGGCCCGCGTCCAGGACGGGTCGGCGAGCCTGGCGCCGATCGCGTAGCGCGTGGACGACGGCCAGGTGACACCTATGTGCGATCCGGACGGGACGATCCACCACCACCGCTCGTCGTCGGCGAAGACGCAGCCGACGCGGGGCAGACAGTCCATGATCCGTTCACCGTGTTCCCGGGAGGTGCCCACGGCGTCGTACCCCAGACTCGGGGATAGTTCGGCGGGTATCACGAGGGTGGCGCCGGACTCGCGTGGGTCGAGGGCTGTGCCGTGGTCGCGGGGGTCGCGGGCCGAGGTGTGTTCACACAGGTCGGGAGTGTGCTGTCGTTCCATCAGACGGAGATCCTTCGGCCGAGTGGGGGATGGGCCGGGCGGTTTTCATGGTGGGCGGACGGCTGATCGAGGCAGGGCTGCCGCTCCGCGCCGGCAGGACGGCCCAGACGATGCGGCCGGACCCGTCTGCGGTGTCCCCGACGCCCCAGTCGCTGCTCAGCGCGCCGACCAGCAGGAGCCCGCGGCCGCACTGGTCCTCGGGTCCCGGCTGACGCTGTGCCGGGAGGGTCCAGCCACGATGCTGGTCCTCGACCTCGATGTGGAGCGGGCCCCGGGCGATGTGGAGTCTGCACACGATCCACTCGCTCGCCGTGTGCGTCAGAGCGTTGGTGACGAGTTCGGAGATGAGCAGGACAGCGTTGTCACGCGTCTCACGGTCCGTGCCCCACTCACTCAGGAGGTCGCGCACATGTCTTCGGGCCACACCTACTGAAGCGGGGGCCGCGCGCAGGGCGAACACTCCGGCCCGGTGGGGATATTCGTCCCCCGGCAGTCGGTCCAAAGGCTGGGGGAGGGAGGGCGGGGTCATCGCCGTTCGCCTTTCGTCTGCCTGCACCACAGGCGGTGCCAGTGCCGTCCCGGCGGTCCGGTATCGCCACGAGATGCGTCCATCTCGTCGCGCAAGCCGTCGCGCCACAGCTTCGTCTCCCCCAACTGGGCTGTGCGGCCTGCCTCTTAACCGTTCCAGGGACGATAGGACCACTGTGGCAGCTGCCAACAGCACCTCGCAACCGACAAGTTGAAATTTGCAGAGTGCCAGGTGCATGCTTCCCTGGTCGGCGGATGATCGTGACAGACTGCGACCTCGAAACCCGCTCCGAGGGGGTACGGCGTGTCCACGGATTCCGACTGGGGTGGGGCGCCTTCGGTCCTGCGCATGATCCTCGGCAGACAGCTGGAGGAGCTCCGTACCGCCGCCGGTCTGACGTACGAGCAGGCCGGGGAGGCGATCGGTGTCAGCCACTCCACCATCCGCCGGATGGAAGCGGCCAAGGTGGCCCGGCTGCGGCTCGCGGACGCCGAAAAGCTCCTCCAGATCTACGGTGTGACCGACCAGCAGGAGATCGACACCTTCCTGAAGTCGGTCCGCGAGGCCAACAAGCGTGGCTGGTGGCACACGTACCGCGACGTGCTGCCGGACTGGTTCGCCGCGTATCTGAGCCTGGAGCAGGCCGCGCTCCAGATCCGCGCGTACGAGGCGGAGTTCGTGCACGGACTCCTGCAGACGGAGGCCTACGCGCGCGCTCTGCTCGGCGCGGGCAATCCGCACGCCCCGGCCGACGCGACCGAGCGGCGGGTCGCGCTGCGCATGCGGCGCCAGGAACTGCTGACCCGGCCGGGGCCGCCACGCGTCTGGGTCGTGATGGACGAGACCGTGCTGCGGTGGCCGGTCGGCGGCCCCGAGGTGATGCGCGCCCAGATCGACCATCTCATCGCGGTGAACACGCTCCCCCATGTCACCCTGCAGATCATGCCGTTCAGGAACGGCCCGCATCCGGCCATGCGCGCCGGTGCGTTCCACCTCTTCCGGTTCAGGGCAAGCGAGTTGCCGGACATCGTGTATTCGAGTGGTCTGGTGGGCGCCGTCTATCTCGACAAGGTGGACGACGTCCTGGTCTACCGCGAGGCACTGGACCGGCTGGGCGCCCAGTCCACGCCCGCCACCAAGACCGAGGCCCTTCTCGGCTCGATTCGCAAGGAGCTATGAGTGCACCACCACAGGAACAAGCCCCCGATGAGGCAGCACCACCGGGGAGACCCCTCCATACGCAATGGCATGCCCTCTCGGGAACTCGGCGCGCAGGGCTGGTCCAAGCCGTGGAGCGACGACGCGGGCGGTGCCTGCGTCGAGGCGAAGAGGCTGGCCGACGGGCGGATCGCGCTGCGTCAGTCCACCGATCCCGACGGGCCCGCGCTGGTCTTCACCCCCCATGAGATGACGAGCTTCCTGGCGGGCGTCAAGGCGGGGGCGGCCGACTTCCTTCTCTGACAACCTTGTCCTCTTGCTATGCCCTGTGTGTCCTGCTCACTCACCGCACTCAACACCCGCTGTGAACCGACGACTTGATGGGAGGGGCGGCGTTGCCCGACAACGGATGGCCGGCCGACCGTATCGACACCGAGAGCGCACACTCCGCGCGCATCTACGACTACATCCTGGGCGGTAAGGACTTCTACCCCGCCGACCAGGAGGCGGGCGACGCCATGGCGCGGGAGTGGCCCGCGCTGCCGATCCACATGAAGGCCAACCGCGACTGGATGAACCGCGCGGTGGCCTATCTCGCCAAGGAGGCGGGGGTACGCCAGTTCCTGGACGTCGGCACCGGCATCCCCACCTCGCCCAACCTCCACGAGATCGCCCAGTCGGTGGCCCCCGACTCCCGGGTCGTCTACGTGGACAACGATCCCATCGTCCTGACCCTCTCGCAGGGCCTACTGTCCAGCACCCCCGAGGGCAGGACGGCGTACGTCGAGGCCGACATGCTGGATCCGGCGACGATCCTGAACGCACCGGAACTGCGTGACACCCTCGACCTCGGCGAACCCGTCGCGCTCACCGTGATCGCGATCGTCCACTTCGTGCTCGACGAGGCCGACGCGGTCGGCATCGTCCGGCGTCTGCTGGAGCCGCTTCCCTCGGGCAGCTATCTGGCGATGTCCATAGGCACCGCCGAGTTCGCCCCGCAGGAGGTGGCCCGCGTCGCCCGCGAGTACGCGGCGCGCAACATGCCGATGCGCCTGCGGACCCACGCGGAGGCGAAGGAGTTCTTCGAGGGCCTCGAACTCGTCGAACCCGGCATCGTCCAGGTCCACAAGTGGCACCCGGACGGCACGGAGACCGAGCCGATCCGCGACGAGGACATCGCCATGTACGGGGCGGTGGCCCGCAAGCCGTAGGACGACGGCACAGGTTCACGGTCCCCGCCCGCCGGTCCCACGTCCGTGGCTCCCGCCGGGCGGGGACCGCGGCGGCGGACCTCACGCGTCGGCGGTGGAGTCCAGCAGGGTCGCGCACTCGGCCGCGAGGGCCACCATCCCGTAGGCCTGTGCCACGCGCAGCGCTTCCCGCAGGAGCCGGGAGGCGTGGGCGGCGGTGCCGGGGCGGCCCGTCCTGCGCAGCGCGCGGGCGCGGGCCAGTCGCAGGCGGGCCAGTTGGGGCTGGGAGGAGCGGACCGGCTCGGCCGCCAGGTGGAAGTCGGCGAGCGCGGTGTCCGGCTCCCCCGCGGCCAGCGCGAGCAGGCCACGGGCTCGAGCGGTCGGGCCGACCAGCACGGAGGGCCAGCCCGCGAGGGCGATCTCGTCTCCGTCGTGGGCGGCCAGGCGGTCGCGCAGTCCCGGCACGACCTCGCGCAGTTCGCTCTCGAATCCGCCCCGCGCGTCGAGTGCGGCGCTCACCTCGGCGAGCAGGACCAGCGTGGGCACCGCCCACCCGGAGGGCGGGAACCGGGTGAAGTCGGCCGTGTCGTGTGCGAAGCCCACGAGCCGGTCCGCCCCTTCTGCGTACTGGCCGGTCTCGCACAGGGCGAGCGCCAGACCGGCCCGCCAGACCGGGAAGTAGCCGTGCCGCTCGACGGTGTCGGCCAGACCGGAGGTGAACAGGTCGGCCATCCGGCCCTGTTCCCGCAGCAGCCAGTAGGCCTGCCCGAGGCGGGTCTGCTGGAGGTTGTCGGCGGGAGCGGCCAGATCGGCGGATAATCGCTCGACGAACGTCAGCGACTCGCCGAAGATCCAGCCCGCCGCCTGGTCGAACCGGCCGTGCCACAGGTCGAGCAGGGCGTCCAGGGTCCGCTGCTGCCAGACGGCGAGGGTGCTGCGGGTGTCGGCGGCGTGCTTGCGGTACTGGTTCGCCGTGGCCAGCGCGCTGTAGACCTTGCCGACGCGTAACTGGTCGATGGCGAGGGCCATCAGCGCCTCACCGCGGAAGTACGCGGAGTCGTGCCCCGCCGCCGCGTCGCGCAGCCGTTCGGACAGCGCCAGGGATTCGGCGGTGGAGACGAAGTCGTACAGGCCCCACCGGCATTCGGTGAGCACCTCGCAGCGCACCTCGTCGTCCTTGCCGTCCACGGCGAGCCGGCGCAGCGTGCCGCGAGCGAGCCGCGCTCCCTGTTCAGGACCCGCCCGGCTCACCGCGGTGTCCTCACTGACGGCCATGGACAGCTTCTTCGCCAGGTGCGCGTTGAGCCGCAGGCGCAGTCCGGCGGCCTCCACTCCCCCGTCCTGCGCCAGCGCGGCCAGGCTCTCCCTGATCCGTTGCAGCACTTCGTGGTCGACCTGTCCGGGGTCCGACCAGCGCCGGGCCATCCTGATCACGGCCTCCGCCTGGGCCGACGGATCGCCCTCGGCGCTCGCGTACGCCGCCCGATAGAGACGCTCCGCCTCCCGCATGTCCCCGGTGGCATGGCTGAGGTCGCCGCGCCTGAGCAGCCGGTCGAACTCGTCCCGCCGCCGCGCCACGACCCAGTCCCCGTGCCGTGGCGGTGACTTCACCAGCTTTCCGGTCCGCTCCCGCGGACCGGCGCCGACAGTCTTGGAGATGCGCTCGAAGGAGGGATCGGGAACCAGGGCGAGCAACGCGCCCTTGGCGTCAAGACGTTCGTCGCAGAGCTGTGCGAGTTCGCGTGTCACGCGGCGCTGGCCCGTCTCGATCCGGCTCAGGAAACTGCGGCTGCAGTGCACCTCTTCGGCCAGCTCGCTCAACGACTTCCCGGCCGCCGTGCGCCGTCGGCGCAGTTCCGCGCCGAACGCGTTCTCTTCGATCGTGATCCCTCCAACGGCTCGCGCCCTGGCTCCTGTTGCCAGAAATCGTTGGCAACAGCCGACCGCTCCGCGTTGGCGCGGAAACCCACCAGTCTGTGTGTGAGCGAGCTTACAGGGAGCGAGCGCGCGGACACCGGCAGACAGGAGCCTCGGTCATGGGTGGGGACGGTCCCAAGGTGGTGGCGGCGGTCGACTTCGGCACCCATGGCACCGGCTTCGCCTGGGCGGTGAGGACTCCGCCGAACGACGATCCGCGTACCAGGAGGGTGCAGTTCTTCACACGGTTCCCGGGCCGCCAGCTGGACTACCCGAAGAACCTGACCGCGATCCTGCTGGCCACCGGGGGCGAGACGGTCGCCTGGGGCCACCGGGCCCACGGTCTGTGGGCCGACGCCCTCGCCAAGGGGGAGTCCGACGGGCTCGGCTACGCCTACGCCTTCAAGACGGCGTGGAAGAGCGGCGGCACGATGTCGGACATGCCGACGGTGGGCGGCTTCGTCGACCTCGACGACCGGGACCGGGTACGGGAACTGACCACCGCCTACCTCAAGGAGATCCGCGAGCTGGCGTTGGCGGAGATCAGGGGGATGACGTACACGGAACGGGAGGTCCGTTGGTGCATCACGGTCCCCGCGATCTGGGACGACGAGGGCAAGGCGGTGATGCGGCGGGCGGCGGTCGACGCCGGGTTCCCCGACGATCCGGAGCGCCTGCTGCTGGCGATCGAACCCGAGGCCGCCGCGCTGTACTGCTACTTGAGGATGACGGACGCGGAGGCGGCTCCGTCCGAACCTGCCCGGCTGCCCCTGCATCGCGACGGGTTCCGGTTCGTGGTGATCGACTGCGGCGGCGGCACCGTCGACATCACGGCCTACGAGTCGGACAGCGGAGCCGGACCGTCGATCGCGCTGCGCGAGATCGGTCTCGCCACCGGTGGGCACCTCGGCTCCGAGTATGTCAACCAGGCGTTCCGGGACACGGCACTCGGCGAGCGGTTCGGGCCGGCGGTCCTGAAGCGCATCGAACGCGACCACCCGGGTGAGTTGTTGCGGATGTCCCGGCAGTGGGAGCACGCCAAGCGCACGGTGGAGGTCGAGCGGGACGCCTCCTCGGTCGCGCACGTGCTGGATCCGGTGCGCATCGAGGTTCCGGCCGTCGTGTGGACCCTCCTCGACGAGCCGGTGCGGGCGCGGCTGACCCGGGACGCCGGCGGGCTGCCCCGGCAGATCGTCCTCCCGCCCGACGAGGTGGAGGGACTGCTCGACGAGACGGTGGATGGCATCCTGGACAAGGTCGCGGAGCAGCTGGCCACCATCGCGCGGACCGGCGGCACGGGCCCCGAGCCCGAGACCCTGCTCCTGGTGGGCGGATTCGCCCGGTCCGAGTGGCTGCGCGAACGGATGCGCGCCCGCTTCGGCGGCCGGCACCGCATTCTGGTCCCGCCCGATCCGGCCCTCGCGGTCCTGGAGGGCGCCGTCCACTTCGCCTACCGGCCCGACGTGTTCGTCTCCCGGCAGGCCAAGTACACCTACGGGTTCGAGACGGCCAAGCCCTTCGAGGAGGGTGTGGACTCAACGATGCGCATGTACCGCGACGACGAGGGCGATGTGCTGTGCGTCGGCCGCTTCGGCATCGCCGTGCGCCGTACGGACGGCGTGCGGGTGAAGGACGCGTATCCCTTCCGCATCGTGCCGGTCCGCGAGGAGCAGCTCGAGTTGGACGTACACCTGTACCGCACGGCCGAGCCCGATCCCCGGTACGTCGACGAGGACGGGTGCGAGGAGATCGGCCGGCTGACCGTCGATCTGAGCAGCACCGTAGGCAGACCGCTGCGGGAGCGTGCCGTGATGCTGCTGTTCTACTTCGGCGCCAGTGAACTCCGGGTCGAGGTGTTCGACCCGGCCACCGAGGAGACCAGCCGGGTCTCCGTCGACTTCGACCGGATGTAGCCATGCCCGGACACCCCGAGGGAGGAACCGTGTTCTTCAACCGCCACAAGGCCGAAGCCCCGCAGGACGGCCGGGACGGGTCCGGCGACCGTCCCGCCGTCGGTGAGCCGCGCCGCGTGGAGGAGGAGACGGCCTTCCTGATCCCGCAGTCCGACTGGAAGCAACTGGCCGTCAGGCTGGACGGCCTGGAGGCGCTGGAGGCCCGGGTCCGGAAGCTGGAGGCGGATGCGGTCGCGGAGCGGGCCGCGCTGCGTTCGCAGACACGGTCCGAGATGGGCGAGTGGGCCGAGCGGGTGGAGCGCCGGATGCGGGGCTTCGACACCCGGCTGCGGGACACACTCGTCGGCTTCGGCCGGCTCAGCGACCGGCTGACGGAACTGACCATGCGTCATGAGGAGGTGGACGAACGGGCTCTGGCGCTGGAGAGCACCGTCGCCGACAGCCGTCGTCTCCTCGACGAGCTGGGCGAGGTGCTGGACCTGGTGCGCGTCGCCCAGGTGGAGGAGCGCACCGACCTCACCCGGGAGGACTTCCTCATCCACTACGAACTCGCGGGACGGCTCAAGGCGTTGTACACGCAGCGCATGCCCGATCTGATCCAGCCCCGGCTGGCGGCGGAGCGGCCCCGTGACGTCGTACGCCGCCAGGCCGAGTTGATCCGCCGGTTGTGCCTGGCGCTCTTCGGCCCGGAGGAACACGACGGGGTCGGCGATCCGGATCTCGACGAGCTGGCCCGCATCACCACCGACAACGGGCGGGTCGGGCTCGACCATCAGCACCAGAGGCTGTTGGAACGGGTCGGCGCGGAGGCCGCGAACCTGTCCCGGGCCATGAACGAGAGCGGCTATGCCAGCCGCTTCGACTTCACGGTCGAGCCAGGCACCGTGGCGGACCCTCGGGAGCACGCCCTCTGGCTCTCCTGCG
This window encodes:
- a CDS encoding helix-turn-helix transcriptional regulator produces the protein MSAGVRALAPCKLAHTQTGGFPRQRGAVGCCQRFLATGARARAVGGITIEENAFGAELRRRRTAAGKSLSELAEEVHCSRSFLSRIETGQRRVTRELAQLCDERLDAKGALLALVPDPSFERISKTVGAGPRERTGKLVKSPPRHGDWVVARRRDEFDRLLRRGDLSHATGDMREAERLYRAAYASAEGDPSAQAEAVIRMARRWSDPGQVDHEVLQRIRESLAALAQDGGVEAAGLRLRLNAHLAKKLSMAVSEDTAVSRAGPEQGARLARGTLRRLAVDGKDDEVRCEVLTECRWGLYDFVSTAESLALSERLRDAAAGHDSAYFRGEALMALAIDQLRVGKVYSALATANQYRKHAADTRSTLAVWQQRTLDALLDLWHGRFDQAAGWIFGESLTFVERLSADLAAPADNLQQTRLGQAYWLLREQGRMADLFTSGLADTVERHGYFPVWRAGLALALCETGQYAEGADRLVGFAHDTADFTRFPPSGWAVPTLVLLAEVSAALDARGGFESELREVVPGLRDRLAAHDGDEIALAGWPSVLVGPTARARGLLALAAGEPDTALADFHLAAEPVRSSQPQLARLRLARARALRRTGRPGTAAHASRLLREALRVAQAYGMVALAAECATLLDSTADA
- a CDS encoding Hsp70 family protein, with the translated sequence MGGDGPKVVAAVDFGTHGTGFAWAVRTPPNDDPRTRRVQFFTRFPGRQLDYPKNLTAILLATGGETVAWGHRAHGLWADALAKGESDGLGYAYAFKTAWKSGGTMSDMPTVGGFVDLDDRDRVRELTTAYLKEIRELALAEIRGMTYTEREVRWCITVPAIWDDEGKAVMRRAAVDAGFPDDPERLLLAIEPEAAALYCYLRMTDAEAAPSEPARLPLHRDGFRFVVIDCGGGTVDITAYESDSGAGPSIALREIGLATGGHLGSEYVNQAFRDTALGERFGPAVLKRIERDHPGELLRMSRQWEHAKRTVEVERDASSVAHVLDPVRIEVPAVVWTLLDEPVRARLTRDAGGLPRQIVLPPDEVEGLLDETVDGILDKVAEQLATIARTGGTGPEPETLLLVGGFARSEWLRERMRARFGGRHRILVPPDPALAVLEGAVHFAYRPDVFVSRQAKYTYGFETAKPFEEGVDSTMRMYRDDEGDVLCVGRFGIAVRRTDGVRVKDAYPFRIVPVREEQLELDVHLYRTAEPDPRYVDEDGCEEIGRLTVDLSSTVGRPLRERAVMLLFYFGASELRVEVFDPATEETSRVSVDFDRM